One part of the Prosthecobacter debontii genome encodes these proteins:
- a CDS encoding biopolymer transporter ExbD, translating to MKLESHLPRQSPWLYITPLLNAILLLLVYFLFSSGFVIQSGITVEKPRSSSRLTGFDRAHIITLAPGNEVPMYFDGRRVSLDELTQKLVEGRSGERRVIIHHDRQAPSGRVVEVINLAQELGYEAAISTTPSPPPLAP from the coding sequence ATGAAGCTTGAAAGCCATCTGCCGAGGCAAAGTCCCTGGCTCTATATCACGCCGCTGCTGAATGCTATTCTGCTGCTGCTGGTGTATTTCCTATTCAGCAGTGGTTTCGTCATTCAGTCAGGCATTACGGTGGAAAAACCCCGCTCCTCCAGCCGTCTGACAGGTTTTGACCGGGCTCACATCATCACACTGGCTCCAGGAAATGAGGTGCCCATGTACTTTGATGGCAGGCGGGTTTCGTTGGATGAACTGACCCAGAAACTGGTGGAAGGTCGCTCTGGTGAGCGGCGCGTGATCATTCATCACGACCGGCAGGCTCCCAGCGGGCGAGTGGTGGAAGTGATCAACCTGGCTCAGGAACTAGGTTACGAAGCCGCTATCTCGACGACCCCATCACCGCCTCCTCTGGCCCCATGA
- a CDS encoding zinc-dependent metalloprotease, which produces MRLLLTSLVCLTSLLLAADPKPAPSPEPKPTPQPQPPPSGPTPPVPNPPKPDPVPAPKPEPTKAPEPEKVPDKKADEPAKTATTTPAKKKTVAEVIKGHRQIRGLFDFFQDPEKGTVHLFIRKDQIGPEYIHFSQTVDGVVQAGHNRGQYGQERIFKLGRNFDRIEFIGINTAFYFDPQNALSRASSANTTNAILANEAIVAEDSNGYLISASSLFLKETLLMVKYPGGPEGSKAVLGKLSDTKTKIQDLHSYPDNASIVVEYVYENATPTWANDDKIKADEVTDPRYISIRVQHHLIRLPNNDFKPRFDDPRIGYFSTQVTDMTSIEPTPYRDVIHRWNLVKQKPGTKLSEPVQPIVFWIENTTPLELRDLIRQATLKWNEAFETAGFKDALVVKQQPDNATWDAGDINYNVLRWTSSPNPPFGGYGPSFVNPRTGQILGADIMLEFSFLTNRLRSQSLFGELGLASKEDDTSLSLPGKDPQLCFDAKFAQQGLLFGNTSLRLRAASDVEMKELTRQALTKLILHEVGHTLGLNHNFRASQLYDPVTIHQKEITSKTGLTGSVMDYMPANIAPTGVPQGEYYITKPGPYDHWAIEYGYSESLEDPLEEQKRLQKIAARSHQPELAFANDADDMRRAGKGIDPRAMIYDMSSDPVTYGIQRCELVREKLSTLLTKQPRPNESWHNLTQAYVTLTRESADALVSMSRYIGGVYVERGFVGQAPQVKPYTPVDKARQEAALAALTKYAFAPDAWVLPADLVAHLQQQRRGFDFFKEDEAPKIHDRIAQLQKSLLDQLTHVETQKRILDTALYGNEVPLGQVMSSLTQAIFEGDPATGPGSLRQDLQSEYVDRLLRIVNSSSYLPAAQATAFGQIETIRAKLDAAPLQATPTHAAFLKYKIKRGLDE; this is translated from the coding sequence ATGCGTCTGCTCCTGACCTCCCTCGTCTGTTTGACCAGTCTGCTCCTCGCAGCCGATCCCAAGCCAGCCCCTTCCCCCGAGCCGAAACCGACGCCTCAGCCGCAGCCGCCTCCCTCAGGTCCCACCCCACCGGTGCCCAATCCACCTAAGCCGGACCCAGTCCCCGCACCCAAACCTGAGCCGACCAAGGCACCCGAGCCTGAGAAGGTGCCTGACAAGAAGGCCGATGAGCCTGCCAAGACCGCGACCACCACACCGGCGAAAAAGAAGACCGTCGCTGAAGTGATCAAGGGCCATCGGCAGATTCGAGGACTCTTCGATTTCTTCCAAGACCCCGAAAAAGGCACCGTGCACCTCTTCATCCGCAAGGATCAGATCGGACCTGAATACATCCATTTCAGCCAGACCGTGGATGGCGTGGTTCAAGCCGGACACAACCGCGGTCAATATGGTCAGGAACGCATCTTTAAGTTAGGCCGGAACTTTGATCGCATCGAGTTCATCGGCATCAACACCGCGTTTTACTTCGACCCGCAAAACGCGCTCTCCCGCGCCTCCAGCGCCAACACCACGAATGCTATCCTCGCCAACGAAGCCATCGTGGCGGAAGACAGCAATGGCTACCTCATCTCCGCCAGCAGCCTCTTTCTCAAGGAAACACTGCTCATGGTGAAATATCCCGGTGGCCCTGAGGGCAGCAAGGCCGTGCTAGGCAAGCTCTCCGACACCAAGACCAAGATCCAAGACCTCCACAGCTATCCCGACAACGCCTCCATCGTGGTCGAGTATGTGTATGAAAACGCCACCCCCACCTGGGCCAATGACGACAAGATCAAAGCCGATGAAGTCACCGACCCGCGCTACATCAGCATCCGTGTTCAGCATCACCTGATCCGCCTGCCTAACAATGACTTCAAACCACGCTTCGATGATCCCCGCATCGGTTATTTCTCCACCCAAGTGACCGACATGACCAGCATCGAACCGACCCCGTATCGGGATGTTATTCATCGCTGGAACTTGGTCAAACAAAAGCCCGGCACCAAGCTCAGTGAACCCGTGCAGCCCATCGTCTTTTGGATCGAAAACACCACTCCCCTGGAGTTGCGCGACCTGATCCGCCAAGCCACCCTCAAATGGAACGAAGCCTTTGAAACCGCCGGCTTCAAAGACGCCCTCGTCGTCAAACAGCAACCCGACAACGCCACCTGGGATGCAGGCGATATCAACTACAACGTGCTCCGCTGGACCTCTTCGCCCAATCCCCCCTTCGGTGGTTATGGCCCCAGCTTTGTCAATCCGCGCACCGGCCAGATCCTCGGTGCGGATATCATGCTGGAGTTCAGCTTCCTAACCAATCGCCTGCGCAGCCAGTCCCTATTTGGAGAGCTCGGGCTCGCTTCCAAGGAAGACGACACCAGCCTCTCCCTCCCCGGCAAAGATCCGCAGCTGTGCTTCGATGCCAAGTTTGCTCAGCAGGGCCTGCTCTTCGGCAACACCTCATTGCGTTTGCGCGCCGCCTCTGACGTCGAGATGAAGGAACTGACCCGTCAAGCATTGACCAAACTCATCCTCCATGAAGTCGGCCACACCCTCGGCCTCAACCACAACTTCCGCGCCAGTCAGCTCTACGATCCCGTCACCATCCATCAGAAGGAGATCACCTCCAAGACCGGCCTCACCGGATCTGTGATGGATTACATGCCCGCCAACATCGCCCCCACGGGCGTGCCTCAAGGTGAATACTACATCACCAAACCCGGCCCCTATGATCATTGGGCCATTGAATATGGTTATAGCGAGTCTCTGGAGGACCCCCTTGAGGAACAGAAGCGCCTGCAAAAGATCGCTGCGCGGTCGCATCAGCCCGAGCTCGCTTTTGCCAACGATGCCGACGACATGCGCCGCGCCGGTAAGGGCATCGATCCCCGCGCCATGATTTATGACATGAGTTCCGACCCCGTCACCTACGGCATCCAGCGTTGTGAACTCGTGCGGGAGAAACTGAGCACCCTCCTCACCAAACAACCCCGCCCGAACGAGAGCTGGCACAACCTCACCCAGGCCTATGTCACCCTTACCCGTGAATCAGCCGATGCTCTCGTCTCCATGTCACGCTACATCGGGGGCGTGTATGTCGAGCGCGGCTTCGTGGGCCAAGCCCCACAGGTGAAACCATACACACCCGTCGATAAAGCCCGCCAGGAAGCCGCCCTCGCCGCCCTAACCAAATATGCCTTCGCCCCCGATGCCTGGGTGCTCCCTGCCGATCTGGTGGCCCATCTCCAGCAGCAGCGGCGTGGCTTTGATTTCTTCAAGGAAGACGAGGCCCCGAAGATCCACGACCGCATCGCCCAACTCCAAAAGTCCCTGCTGGATCAGCTCACTCATGTGGAAACCCAAAAGCGCATTCTCGATACCGCCCTCTATGGTAACGAAGTGCCTCTGGGCCAAGTCATGAGCAGCCTCACTCAGGCCATCTTCGAGGGCGACCCCGCCACCGGCCCCGGCAGCCTGCGTCAGGATCTCCAGAGCGAGTATGTGGATCGCCTGCTGCGCATCGTGAACAGCAGCAGCTACCTTCCCGCCGCCCAGGCCACCGCCTTTGGCCAGATCGAGACCATCCGCGCGAAGCTCGATGCCGCCCCCCTCCAAGCCACCCCCACTCACGCCGCTTTCCTGAAGTATAAGATCAAGCGTGGGCTGGACGAGTAA
- a CDS encoding MotA/TolQ/ExbB proton channel family protein, whose product MTELISKGGPLVWLLMACMGFSIAIFLERLAYYHRVSMNIGEFLAGLAALIRKRNFAEALQEALATRVPAGRVIHAALLRHHAPREQLKEIVQEAGQLEVPRLERYLGILNAIAHVGPLVGLLGTMIGLLDSFTNLSSANGVTTPAEVAHGVYQSLITSALGLVVAIPAYLCYAFLTARSRSIMHDLERAGVEIVNLIEDAKMTDNIVEFRQAAMDESGSAPSKGRSRGQRA is encoded by the coding sequence ATGACTGAACTGATTTCAAAAGGAGGACCTCTGGTGTGGCTATTGATGGCCTGCATGGGATTCTCCATTGCCATTTTCTTAGAGAGGCTCGCTTATTATCATCGGGTGAGCATGAATATTGGGGAGTTTTTAGCCGGATTGGCGGCTCTGATTCGGAAGCGCAATTTTGCAGAAGCCCTCCAGGAAGCTCTGGCCACCCGTGTGCCTGCGGGGCGCGTGATCCATGCGGCTTTGCTGCGGCATCACGCTCCGCGTGAGCAACTGAAAGAAATTGTGCAAGAAGCGGGCCAACTCGAAGTGCCCCGCCTGGAGCGCTACCTGGGCATTTTGAATGCCATCGCCCATGTGGGACCTTTGGTAGGCTTGCTGGGGACGATGATTGGTCTGCTGGACAGCTTTACCAATCTTTCCTCCGCCAATGGCGTGACTACGCCTGCGGAAGTGGCTCATGGGGTCTATCAAAGTCTCATCACCTCAGCTTTGGGTCTGGTGGTGGCTATCCCTGCTTATCTCTGCTATGCCTTCCTCACGGCACGGTCCCGTTCCATCATGCATGATCTGGAACGTGCTGGGGTGGAGATCGTGAACTTGATCGAGGATGCGAAGATGACCGACAACATCGTCGAATTCCGTCAGGCCGCCATGGATGAGAGTGGATCGGCCCCATCGAAAGGACGTTCTCGCGGCCAGCGTGCTTGA
- a CDS encoding phosphoribosylanthranilate isomerase → MFPDSAISPAVKICGLTQEQQARDIIALGADALGINFWPKSKRYLPVEQAATWLPAVKDLTTLVAVMVNPEPALLDTLLKENLVHILQLHGDESPAEVQFLMDAGAQVIKALQVRDEHSLDQIGDYACETILLDAYNPGLYGGAGETFPWELAVLAQQRFPQKKIILSGGLTPGNVHEAVRRTHPVAVDVASGVESFPGIKDLVLVEEFILQAKQG, encoded by the coding sequence ATGTTTCCTGACTCCGCCATCTCCCCAGCCGTTAAAATCTGTGGTCTTACGCAAGAACAGCAAGCCCGAGATATCATTGCCCTCGGGGCAGATGCTTTGGGGATCAATTTTTGGCCCAAGTCCAAACGTTATCTCCCCGTCGAGCAAGCCGCCACTTGGTTGCCTGCCGTGAAAGACCTCACCACCCTCGTCGCAGTGATGGTGAATCCCGAGCCCGCTCTCCTGGACACCTTGCTGAAGGAGAATCTCGTCCACATCTTGCAACTCCACGGCGATGAGTCCCCTGCAGAGGTGCAGTTCCTGATGGACGCCGGTGCCCAGGTTATCAAAGCCCTGCAGGTTCGAGACGAGCATTCCCTGGACCAAATCGGCGATTACGCCTGTGAAACCATCCTCTTGGATGCCTACAACCCCGGCCTCTACGGCGGAGCGGGAGAGACCTTCCCCTGGGAGCTCGCCGTGCTGGCCCAGCAACGCTTCCCCCAGAAGAAAATCATCCTCTCTGGGGGACTCACACCGGGAAATGTGCATGAGGCCGTCCGGCGCACCCATCCAGTCGCAGTGGATGTCGCCAGCGGAGTGGAGTCCTTTCCCGGGATCAAAGATCTCGTCTTGGTGGAAGAGTTCATTCTCCAGGCCAAGCAGGGCTGA